Proteins from one Acidobacteriota bacterium genomic window:
- the ugpC gene encoding sn-glycerol-3-phosphate ABC transporter ATP-binding protein UgpC — protein sequence MASVTLEHVSKSYGPVQVIADLNLEIRDEEFMVLVGPSGCGKSTALRMVAGLEEITGGTISIGDRVVNDVRPKDRDIAMVFQSYALYPHMSVRENLQFGLKIRKMPAEEIRQRVEEAAEILGLTGLLDRKPRQLSGGQRQRVAVGRAIVRKPRVFLFDEPLSNLDAKLRVQMRAEITKLQRRLKTTTIYVTHDQVEAMTMGHRVAVLKDGDLQQVGTPLELYDQPSNVFVAQFIGTPPMNFFSATLGDGGKTLQGPGFNLPVPEKYRAAATQRNGQELLVGVRPENLLGEGAPTRGATGTIPADVEIVEPLGHEIIVHCKVGDLMMAAKLDPHRMPGAGEHLDLVAELDSLHLFDTETELRLNTE from the coding sequence GTGGCCAGCGTCACCCTCGAACACGTCTCGAAGAGCTACGGCCCGGTACAGGTCATCGCCGATCTGAACCTGGAAATCCGCGATGAGGAATTCATGGTGTTGGTGGGGCCGTCGGGCTGTGGCAAGTCCACCGCCCTGCGCATGGTGGCGGGGCTGGAGGAGATCACCGGCGGCACCATCTCCATCGGCGACCGGGTGGTCAACGATGTTCGGCCCAAGGACCGGGACATCGCCATGGTCTTCCAGAGCTACGCCCTCTATCCCCACATGTCGGTGCGGGAGAATCTGCAGTTCGGTCTCAAGATTCGCAAGATGCCCGCCGAGGAAATCCGTCAGCGGGTGGAGGAGGCGGCGGAGATCCTCGGCCTGACGGGGCTCCTGGACCGCAAGCCGCGGCAGCTCTCCGGCGGCCAGCGCCAACGCGTCGCCGTCGGCCGGGCCATCGTCCGCAAGCCCCGGGTCTTCCTCTTCGACGAGCCCCTCTCCAACCTCGACGCCAAGCTGCGGGTGCAGATGCGCGCCGAGATCACCAAGCTCCAGCGGCGGCTCAAGACCACCACCATCTACGTCACCCACGATCAGGTGGAAGCGATGACCATGGGGCATCGGGTGGCGGTGCTCAAGGACGGCGACCTGCAACAGGTTGGGACGCCCCTGGAGCTCTACGATCAGCCCTCCAACGTCTTCGTGGCCCAATTCATCGGCACGCCGCCGATGAACTTCTTCAGCGCCACCCTCGGGGACGGCGGCAAGACCCTCCAGGGGCCCGGCTTCAACCTGCCGGTGCCGGAGAAGTACCGCGCCGCCGCGACCCAGCGCAACGGCCAGGAGCTCTTGGTGGGGGTGCGGCCGGAGAATCTGCTGGGGGAGGGAGCTCCCACCCGCGGTGCCACCGGTACCATCCCGGCGGACGTGGAGATCGTCGAGCCCCTGGGCCACGAGATCATCGTCCACTGCAAGGTCGGGGATCTGATGATGGCCGCCAAGCTCGATCCCCACCGCATGCCGGGAGCCGGAGAACACTTGGATCTGGTGGCGGAGCTGGACTCGCTGCATCTCTTCGATACCGAGACCGAGCTGCGCCTGAACACGGAATGA
- a CDS encoding glucodextranase DOMON-like domain-containing protein: MQKRWMSALVIALIACLIPAGSALADVTFSDPTGDDHGPGDYVYPTDAVYTRGSFDLTELKVETKGKRATFEVSVNGNVEDPWGMDTGFSIQMVFIFIDTDGKEGSGHTDSPPGLNVTFGPSDAWDKVIILSPQPFARVKQEVEAKAAGMAEDIIVPSRTSGGGRSISGQVKLAEIGEGDPATWGYQVVMQSNEGFPAEGDLLTRKVNEFEGQHRFGGGTDYDCDPHAIDVLGDADQLKYKCAADGTAEEMAVLKMMRQ; the protein is encoded by the coding sequence ATGCAGAAACGATGGATGTCCGCTCTGGTGATCGCATTGATCGCCTGTTTGATCCCGGCCGGCAGTGCGCTGGCCGACGTGACCTTCTCCGATCCCACCGGCGACGATCATGGGCCGGGGGACTACGTCTATCCCACCGACGCGGTCTATACCCGTGGCTCCTTCGATCTCACCGAGCTCAAGGTCGAGACCAAGGGCAAGCGGGCCACCTTCGAGGTGTCGGTGAACGGCAACGTCGAGGATCCCTGGGGTATGGACACCGGGTTCTCGATCCAGATGGTGTTCATCTTCATCGACACCGACGGCAAAGAGGGCAGTGGTCATACCGACTCCCCTCCGGGCCTCAACGTGACCTTCGGCCCCAGCGACGCCTGGGACAAGGTGATCATCCTCTCGCCCCAGCCCTTCGCTCGGGTCAAGCAAGAGGTGGAAGCCAAGGCCGCCGGTATGGCGGAGGACATCATCGTGCCCAGCCGCACCTCCGGCGGTGGCCGCAGCATCAGCGGTCAGGTCAAGCTGGCGGAAATCGGTGAGGGCGATCCGGCGACCTGGGGCTACCAGGTGGTCATGCAGTCCAACGAGGGCTTCCCTGCGGAGGGGGATCTGCTCACCCGCAAGGTCAACGAGTTCGAGGGCCAGCACCGCTTCGGCGGCGGCACCGACTACGACTGTGATCCCCACGCCATCGACGTCCTCGGGGACGCCGATCAGCTGAAGTACAAATGCGCCGCCGACGGTACCGCCGAGGAGATGGCGGTGCTCAAGATGATGCGCCAATAA
- a CDS encoding extracellular solute-binding protein gives MHNRFSRTGLLILTLAALLLPAWAQAQTELVVWHAYRGAEKDAFEQVVADFNQAMKAKKISAKTLAVPYDAYADKISAAVPRGKGPDVFIFAQDRLGGWVEAGKTVEPIDFFVDDATRKRFIPATRQAMTYQGSLYGLPVNFKVVTMFYNKKMVQTPPTTSAQLVAEAKKHTDTAAGRFGLAYAYSDFYYHAALMNAFGGGVFDDARQPTVSQSANVQSLDLLMNWYKQDGILPAEPSTALITNLFNEGKAAMVFSGPWFLGEINDDVDYGLAVLPKIDEAGGTPMKPWITVEGAYIAQPSKHKDEAYEFVQYFTGAEAAKVMALQGRQTPANVQVYGDPAVRKDPVLQAFRQQVDNAVPMPNYAEMTMMWSPVTTAMNKVVKQTASPKAALDTAQEEVQERIEKLRQ, from the coding sequence ATGCACAACAGATTCTCGCGTACCGGCCTGCTGATTCTCACCCTGGCGGCCCTGCTTCTGCCGGCCTGGGCCCAAGCCCAGACCGAGCTGGTGGTGTGGCACGCCTATCGAGGGGCGGAGAAAGACGCCTTCGAGCAGGTGGTGGCCGACTTCAACCAGGCCATGAAGGCGAAGAAGATCAGCGCCAAGACCCTGGCGGTGCCCTATGACGCCTACGCCGACAAGATCAGCGCCGCGGTGCCCCGGGGCAAGGGTCCGGACGTCTTCATCTTCGCCCAGGACCGCCTCGGCGGCTGGGTGGAGGCGGGCAAGACCGTCGAGCCCATCGATTTCTTCGTCGACGACGCCACCCGCAAGCGCTTCATCCCCGCCACCCGCCAGGCCATGACCTACCAGGGCTCCCTCTACGGCCTGCCGGTGAACTTCAAAGTGGTCACCATGTTCTACAACAAGAAGATGGTGCAGACCCCGCCGACCACCTCGGCGCAGCTGGTGGCGGAGGCGAAGAAGCACACCGACACCGCCGCCGGACGCTTCGGCCTGGCCTATGCCTACTCGGATTTCTATTACCACGCGGCGCTGATGAACGCCTTCGGCGGCGGCGTCTTCGACGACGCCCGCCAGCCCACCGTCAGCCAGAGCGCCAACGTCCAGTCCCTGGATCTGCTGATGAACTGGTACAAGCAGGACGGGATTCTGCCGGCGGAGCCTTCGACGGCCTTGATCACCAATCTGTTCAACGAGGGCAAGGCGGCGATGGTCTTCAGCGGGCCCTGGTTCCTGGGAGAGATCAACGACGACGTGGACTACGGCCTGGCGGTGCTGCCGAAGATCGACGAAGCCGGCGGCACGCCGATGAAGCCGTGGATCACCGTCGAGGGCGCCTACATCGCCCAGCCCTCGAAGCACAAGGATGAGGCCTACGAGTTCGTCCAATATTTCACCGGTGCCGAGGCGGCGAAGGTGATGGCCCTCCAAGGCCGTCAGACTCCGGCCAACGTCCAGGTCTATGGGGATCCCGCGGTGCGCAAAGACCCGGTGCTCCAGGCCTTCCGCCAGCAGGTGGACAACGCCGTTCCCATGCCCAACTACGCCGAGATGACCATGATGTGGTCGCCGGTCACCACCGCCATGAACAAGGTGGTCAAGCAGACCGCCAGCCCCAAGGCCGCCCTGGATACCGCCCAGGAAGAGGTCCAGGAGCGCATCGAGAAGCTGCGTCAATGA
- a CDS encoding sugar ABC transporter permease yields MSRDKLSSDTGPGAATRRVRLLALGLLVGLAVGIGLIAWLGSAGRQATVRAAERQSSLIHLSALTDLVQRATAGGEESSDDGGDGGGGFFAGVEEEMAEESEEAEESGGGFFAGVDEESGTLEEEAEPAADVQALVARYVAASETVRTARVVDIDDRMLLAAAGEGAVEQDLPARLTREDPQHKIWYDLGRELRAAVQTNRDDQRLWKEEVSIERREDRGLALAAPLEDPQGEVSGVVLMVTDAEGPVLPSVAPTAVACVLLAVIVFMMVAFPLRRRGRLPQALAAVLAAVALAGFTIYMLGALGSDRQLAEGTVQESLAAAAQHFGASLPPSLVDADAVDPATWDIDRFRQARGIIQGGVIDTAAVDAAFSPVRKRFTSVFALLALLGFGLAAFVGLGGALRLGHTLMLHREAYLFVLPALLGMLVLVFFPFFYGITLSFTGQTLYNLDQPLYQIWIGFENYIDILTDFDLVSVVDGQRTWEYQNFYWTLIFTIIWTVTNVTIGVSVGLILALILNTKGLAFRPIYRVLLILPWAVPNYITALIWKGMFHQQFGVINQVVQMFGGEPVAWFDSPLTAYITVLTTNGWLSFPFMMVVSLGALQSIPSDLYEAARVDGASRWQQFRLVTLPSLKPALVPAIILSVVWTFNQFNIIYLVSEGQPGGATEILITEAYKIAFEQYQYGYAAAYATVIFMILLVYGVWQNRVTGATEGV; encoded by the coding sequence ATGAGTCGAGACAAGCTCAGCTCCGACACGGGCCCTGGGGCGGCGACGCGCCGAGTGCGCCTCCTCGCCCTCGGCCTTTTGGTCGGGTTGGCGGTGGGCATCGGGCTGATCGCCTGGCTCGGCAGCGCCGGCCGCCAGGCAACGGTGCGGGCGGCGGAGCGCCAGAGCAGCCTGATTCACCTTTCGGCGCTGACGGATCTGGTGCAGCGGGCCACCGCCGGCGGGGAGGAGAGCTCCGACGACGGTGGAGACGGCGGTGGCGGCTTTTTCGCCGGCGTCGAAGAGGAGATGGCGGAGGAGTCGGAGGAAGCCGAGGAGTCCGGCGGCGGTTTCTTCGCCGGGGTGGATGAAGAGTCCGGCACCCTCGAGGAGGAGGCGGAGCCGGCGGCGGACGTCCAGGCGCTGGTGGCTCGCTATGTCGCCGCCAGCGAGACGGTGCGCACCGCCCGGGTGGTGGACATCGATGACCGCATGCTGTTGGCGGCGGCGGGGGAGGGCGCCGTCGAGCAGGACTTGCCCGCCCGCCTGACCCGCGAGGATCCGCAGCACAAGATCTGGTACGACCTCGGCCGGGAGCTGCGGGCGGCGGTGCAGACCAACCGCGACGACCAGCGGCTGTGGAAGGAAGAGGTGAGCATCGAACGCCGGGAGGACCGGGGTCTGGCCCTGGCGGCGCCGCTGGAGGACCCGCAGGGAGAGGTCAGCGGCGTGGTGCTGATGGTCACCGATGCCGAAGGGCCGGTCTTGCCGAGCGTGGCGCCTACCGCGGTGGCCTGCGTTCTGTTGGCGGTGATCGTCTTCATGATGGTGGCCTTCCCGCTGCGCCGGCGCGGCCGGTTGCCCCAAGCCCTGGCGGCGGTTCTGGCGGCGGTGGCCTTGGCGGGCTTCACGATTTACATGCTCGGGGCCTTGGGCAGCGATCGCCAGCTGGCGGAAGGGACGGTACAGGAGTCCCTGGCGGCGGCGGCGCAGCATTTCGGCGCCTCCCTCCCGCCGTCGCTGGTGGACGCCGATGCCGTCGATCCCGCGACCTGGGATATCGACCGGTTCCGTCAGGCTCGCGGCATCATCCAGGGCGGCGTCATCGACACCGCGGCGGTGGATGCTGCCTTCTCACCGGTCCGCAAGCGCTTCACCAGCGTCTTTGCACTGCTCGCTCTGCTGGGTTTCGGGCTGGCGGCGTTCGTCGGCCTCGGTGGTGCTCTGCGGTTGGGACATACCCTGATGCTGCATCGGGAGGCCTATCTCTTTGTCCTGCCGGCGCTCCTGGGCATGTTGGTGCTGGTCTTCTTCCCATTCTTCTACGGCATCACCCTGTCGTTCACCGGCCAGACCCTCTACAACCTGGACCAGCCGCTCTACCAAATCTGGATCGGCTTCGAGAATTACATCGACATCCTCACCGACTTCGATCTGGTGAGCGTGGTGGACGGCCAGCGCACCTGGGAGTATCAGAACTTCTACTGGACGCTGATCTTCACCATCATCTGGACGGTGACCAACGTCACCATCGGCGTTAGCGTCGGCCTGATCCTGGCGCTGATCCTCAACACCAAGGGGTTGGCCTTCCGGCCGATCTACCGGGTGCTGCTGATCCTGCCCTGGGCGGTGCCCAACTACATCACCGCGCTGATCTGGAAGGGCATGTTCCACCAGCAATTCGGCGTCATCAACCAGGTGGTGCAGATGTTCGGCGGCGAGCCGGTGGCATGGTTCGACTCGCCCCTCACCGCTTACATCACGGTGCTCACCACCAACGGCTGGCTGAGCTTCCCGTTCATGATGGTGGTCTCCCTGGGCGCTCTGCAGTCGATCCCGTCGGATCTCTATGAGGCGGCGCGGGTGGACGGTGCCAGCCGCTGGCAGCAGTTCCGGCTGGTCACCCTGCCGTCCCTCAAACCGGCGCTGGTGCCGGCCATCATCCTGTCGGTGGTGTGGACCTTCAACCAGTTCAACATCATCTACCTGGTCTCCGAGGGGCAGCCCGGCGGCGCCACCGAGATTCTCATCACCGAGGCCTACAAGATCGCCTTCGAGCAGTACCAATACGGCTACGCCGCGGCCTACGCCACGGTGATCTTCATGATCTTGTTGGTCTACGGCGTGTGGCAGAACCGGGTCACCGGAGCAACGGAGGGCGTATGA
- a CDS encoding alpha-amylase family glycosyl hydrolase, with product MMKSKSGRTGAEAWGLAAVVLATMAFASACASGAGIQPPAAATATAPGEAAPGAPAQTAALTVEPHSQWAEAILYFVILDRFADGDESNNRAVDREAQGAFHGGDLAGLRQQLDELAELGVTALWITPVVKNIDHFVTGAGFPDWGYHGYWADDFYSLDSRFGTEEELKALVEDAHQRGMAVLLDVVYNHAGYDSQYLKNPRTRTWLRSEQYGGCGADDLTGCLAGLPDFRTEDPQVRDYLMEAHLGLAERVGLDGFRLDTVKHVSHDFWQEHRRRVRERLGDDFFLLGEVWGGDARSLDPWFEGDEMDAGFDFGFQGSTLGFLQGRGRPVAYNRYLEKRHEVRDGHHLAHYLGSHDVPMSLYQLEGDLERFRLAALLQLTTAGIPTIYYGEEVARLGGDWPANRSDMPWGDRAIEPGAGDPRDEDLRDFYRRLIEIRRQHPALWRGTHEGLDFGTDHLVFLRRAAGEDGELADAVVVAVNRSEEPVDIRFASPWPGGSPVRDLLSGQAPTAATDAAGSPELTLTLPALGGVVLAPDTSDTGSTDTVSSMAGASDTGSAPPPETHKE from the coding sequence ATGATGAAGTCGAAGTCCGGAAGAACTGGGGCCGAAGCCTGGGGGCTCGCCGCCGTGGTGCTCGCCACGATGGCCTTCGCCTCGGCTTGTGCGTCCGGCGCTGGCATCCAGCCCCCCGCCGCAGCTACGGCGACAGCTCCGGGTGAGGCCGCTCCGGGAGCACCGGCGCAGACGGCGGCTCTAACCGTCGAGCCGCACTCCCAATGGGCCGAGGCGATTCTCTACTTCGTCATCCTCGATCGCTTTGCCGATGGTGACGAGAGCAACAATCGGGCCGTAGATCGGGAGGCCCAGGGTGCCTTCCACGGCGGCGACCTGGCCGGCCTGCGGCAGCAGCTGGACGAGCTGGCGGAGCTCGGCGTCACCGCCCTGTGGATCACCCCGGTGGTGAAGAATATCGATCACTTCGTGACCGGCGCCGGCTTTCCGGACTGGGGCTATCACGGCTATTGGGCCGACGACTTCTACTCTCTGGATTCCCGCTTTGGTACCGAGGAAGAGCTGAAGGCCCTGGTGGAAGACGCCCACCAGCGGGGGATGGCGGTGCTCCTGGACGTGGTCTACAACCACGCCGGCTATGACTCCCAATACTTGAAGAACCCGCGCACACGCACCTGGTTGCGGTCGGAGCAATATGGTGGCTGCGGCGCTGACGACCTCACCGGCTGCCTGGCGGGACTGCCGGACTTCCGCACCGAAGATCCCCAGGTGCGGGACTATCTGATGGAGGCCCATCTGGGCCTGGCGGAACGGGTGGGGCTGGACGGCTTCCGTCTCGACACCGTCAAACACGTCAGCCACGACTTTTGGCAGGAGCATCGCCGGCGGGTACGGGAACGGCTGGGGGATGACTTCTTCCTCCTCGGCGAGGTCTGGGGCGGCGACGCCCGCTCCCTCGATCCGTGGTTCGAGGGGGACGAGATGGACGCCGGCTTTGACTTCGGCTTCCAGGGCAGCACGCTGGGCTTCCTCCAGGGCCGCGGCCGGCCGGTGGCCTACAACCGCTATCTGGAGAAGCGCCACGAGGTCCGGGACGGCCACCACCTGGCCCACTACCTGGGCAGCCACGATGTGCCCATGAGCCTCTATCAGCTGGAGGGCGATCTGGAGCGCTTCCGGCTGGCGGCGCTGCTACAGCTCACCACCGCGGGCATTCCGACGATTTACTACGGTGAAGAGGTAGCTCGGCTGGGTGGGGATTGGCCCGCCAACCGCAGCGACATGCCCTGGGGGGATCGAGCCATCGAGCCCGGCGCCGGCGACCCCCGGGACGAGGATCTGCGGGACTTCTACCGCCGCTTGATCGAGATTCGCCGTCAGCATCCGGCACTGTGGCGGGGCACCCACGAGGGCCTCGACTTCGGCACCGACCACCTGGTCTTCCTGCGCCGCGCCGCCGGTGAAGACGGCGAGCTGGCGGACGCCGTGGTGGTGGCGGTGAATCGTTCCGAGGAGCCCGTGGACATCCGATTCGCCTCGCCTTGGCCAGGGGGTTCCCCGGTGCGGGATCTCCTCTCTGGCCAGGCCCCCACCGCGGCCACCGACGCAGCGGGAAGCCCGGAGCTGACCCTCACTCTCCCCGCCCTAGGGGGTGTGGTGCTCGCTCCCGATACCTCGGATACTGGTTCTACGGACACTGTTTCTTCCATGGCCGGCGCCTCGGATACCGGCTCCGCGCCGCCGCCGGAGACCCACAAGGAGTAG
- a CDS encoding sugar ABC transporter permease yields the protein MRRGKDEIPHWPLHCFLLLMVGVTVYPILWVFTVAFSGQQNLAFISLPPEPTLLDRLRAILPWPETVTVSNFVSLFADQPFARWMFNSIVVAGATTVVGVFLACTAGYAFSRFKFPGRRVGLMSFLVSQMFPGVLTLVPLYIIIVQWLGLGSSYIGLILVYSTTAIPFCVWMLKGYFDTIPRELEESALVDGASTTTIFVRIILPLAKPAVAVTALFSFMTAWNEFILALTFLDNEMMYTAPVGLRFFVGGYAEQQWGYFAAGSIVAAVPVVVLFMFLQKYLISGLTAGAVKG from the coding sequence ATGAGGCGCGGCAAGGACGAGATTCCTCACTGGCCCCTGCACTGCTTCCTCCTGTTGATGGTGGGAGTGACGGTGTACCCCATCCTGTGGGTGTTCACCGTGGCCTTTTCCGGTCAGCAGAATCTGGCCTTCATCAGCCTGCCGCCGGAACCCACGCTGCTGGATCGGCTGCGGGCCATTCTGCCCTGGCCGGAGACGGTGACGGTTTCCAACTTCGTCTCCCTCTTCGCCGATCAGCCCTTCGCCCGCTGGATGTTCAACAGCATCGTGGTGGCCGGCGCCACCACCGTGGTGGGAGTCTTCCTGGCCTGCACCGCCGGCTACGCCTTCTCGCGGTTCAAATTCCCCGGCCGCCGGGTGGGCCTGATGTCCTTCCTGGTGTCCCAGATGTTCCCCGGCGTGCTGACCCTGGTGCCGCTGTACATCATTATCGTCCAGTGGCTGGGTCTGGGATCGAGCTATATCGGGTTGATCCTGGTGTACTCCACCACCGCCATCCCATTCTGCGTCTGGATGCTCAAGGGCTATTTCGACACTATCCCCCGGGAGCTGGAGGAGAGCGCGCTGGTGGACGGGGCGTCCACCACCACCATCTTCGTGCGCATCATCCTGCCGCTGGCCAAGCCGGCGGTGGCGGTGACGGCGCTGTTCTCCTTCATGACCGCCTGGAACGAGTTCATCCTCGCCCTGACCTTCCTGGACAACGAGATGATGTACACCGCTCCGGTGGGGCTGCGCTTCTTCGTCGGCGGCTACGCCGAGCAGCAGTGGGGCTATTTCGCCGCCGGCTCCATCGTCGCCGCGGTGCCGGTGGTGGTGCTCTTCATGTTCCTGCAGAAATATCTGATCTCGGGCCTCACCGCCGGCGCCGTCAAAGGCTGA